A region from the Geitlerinema sp. PCC 9228 genome encodes:
- a CDS encoding thymidylate synthase — protein sequence MLATPPTHYHPLYKPNQVICGSGQTAIITGWTVRHTVAKHLDPQEYAAIGQLYSATRGINLLIRNLIANPHVRYLVILDATKEDKNARACECLRDFFEHGFDAGVSDTGRSCWVVRSPVPGYIDEEIPDSVLQQLRDAIEWQWVTNKDRACELAKSYASRSWQPPWGEAQAFPLEENTPTVLPGPRYGHRIEGKTIAETWVKIIHRIKTTGTIRPTGYDGQWQELIDLVAVITDEPEDFYFPEPNYLPVDRAFIEEYIPQILNDAPYREGVKYTYGQRLRSWFGRDQVEQVIEKLVGEIDAASAVMSLWDVCDHEKGGSPCLNHIWVRVVDNELSLTATLRSNDMFAAWPANAMGLRALQKHIRDRVNQCSSYNLRLGPLMTISQSAHIYDDCWDNADRLIQDQYADIVRDRDFYDPCGNFQIELENGQIVVQRLTPGSGEVVATYRGKKPLNLMRDICAAAPVLHAEHSGYLGIELQKAYHCLTNDIPYTQDA from the coding sequence ATGCTAGCGACCCCACCCACACACTACCATCCCCTCTACAAACCCAACCAAGTCATCTGCGGCAGCGGTCAAACCGCCATCATTACTGGATGGACGGTACGACATACCGTTGCCAAACATTTAGACCCCCAGGAGTACGCTGCTATCGGCCAGTTGTACAGTGCAACCCGGGGAATTAATTTATTAATTCGCAATTTAATCGCCAATCCCCACGTACGCTATTTGGTCATTCTCGACGCTACCAAAGAAGATAAAAATGCCAGAGCTTGCGAATGCCTGCGGGATTTTTTTGAGCATGGGTTTGATGCTGGTGTTAGCGACACTGGTCGTTCCTGTTGGGTGGTGCGTTCTCCAGTACCGGGATATATCGACGAAGAAATTCCTGACTCGGTGTTGCAGCAATTGCGAGATGCAATCGAGTGGCAGTGGGTGACCAATAAAGATCGTGCCTGCGAACTAGCCAAATCCTACGCCAGCCGTAGTTGGCAGCCGCCGTGGGGAGAAGCGCAAGCATTCCCCTTAGAAGAAAATACACCAACGGTTTTACCAGGTCCGCGGTACGGTCACCGCATTGAAGGGAAAACCATTGCCGAAACGTGGGTAAAAATTATTCACCGCATCAAGACGACGGGAACCATTCGACCTACTGGCTACGACGGTCAGTGGCAGGAACTGATCGATTTGGTGGCGGTTATTACTGACGAACCGGAAGATTTTTATTTTCCCGAACCTAATTATTTGCCTGTGGACCGTGCTTTTATCGAGGAATACATTCCTCAAATTTTAAACGATGCTCCCTATCGCGAAGGGGTGAAATATACGTACGGTCAGCGGTTGCGTTCTTGGTTTGGACGCGACCAGGTGGAACAGGTTATCGAAAAGCTGGTTGGTGAGATTGATGCTGCTAGTGCGGTGATGTCGTTGTGGGATGTGTGCGACCACGAGAAAGGCGGAAGTCCCTGTTTGAACCATATTTGGGTTCGGGTGGTAGACAACGAACTATCGCTGACGGCAACGCTACGCAGCAACGATATGTTTGCGGCTTGGCCTGCCAATGCTATGGGATTGCGCGCGTTACAAAAGCATATTCGCGATCGCGTGAACCAATGTAGTTCGTACAATTTGCGGTTGGGTCCGTTAATGACGATTAGCCAGTCGGCGCATATTTATGATGATTGTTGGGATAATGCCGATCGCTTGATTCAAGACCAGTATGCCGATATTGTACGCGATCGCGATTTTTACGATCCCTGTGGCAATTTCCAAATTGAATTGGAAAACGGTCAAATTGTCGTACAGCGGCTAACCCCTGGTAGCGGTGAAGTGGTGGCTACCTATCGTGGGAAAAAGCCGTTGAATTTGATGCGGGATATTTGCGCGGCTGCTCCCGTTCTCCATGCCGAACATTCGGGGTATTTGGGGATTGAGTTGCAAAAGGCGTACCACTGTTTGACGAACGATATTCCTTATACGCAAGATGCCTGA
- a CDS encoding P-loop NTPase family protein gives MVAQVDTSVQTSRLAFPYQVEGTLQIFTSPRRGFFTNVIAQAFRIAGQGTSVLIVQFLKGGIRQGHQNPMKFGEYLDWLRCDLMRTIETPDLEAVEIDSLKQLWQHTQEVVLAGKYDFVVLDELSLATNLGLIAESEVLDFLNQRPHHIDVVLTGTEMPESVLDMADQITEIRRSKRP, from the coding sequence ATGGTTGCTCAAGTAGACACGTCCGTTCAAACTTCGCGCCTCGCTTTCCCCTATCAGGTAGAAGGCACCCTGCAAATCTTCACCAGTCCGCGCCGCGGCTTCTTTACCAACGTCATCGCGCAGGCGTTTCGGATTGCCGGTCAGGGAACCTCCGTTCTCATCGTACAGTTCCTCAAAGGTGGCATCAGACAGGGTCACCAAAATCCCATGAAGTTCGGTGAGTATTTGGATTGGCTGCGTTGCGATTTGATGCGTACCATCGAGACGCCGGATTTGGAAGCGGTGGAAATCGATTCCCTGAAGCAACTGTGGCAGCATACCCAAGAGGTGGTTCTCGCTGGCAAATACGATTTTGTGGTGCTCGATGAGTTGAGTTTGGCTACCAATTTGGGATTGATTGCTGAAAGCGAGGTATTGGATTTTCTCAACCAACGTCCCCATCACATTGATGTGGTTCTTACTGGTACGGAAATGCCAGAGTCGGTTCTGGATATGGCCGACCAAATTACTGAAATTCGCCGCAGCAAGCGTCCGTAG
- a CDS encoding dCMP deaminase family protein, which produces MPDYQRPTWDEYFLMLAKLAATRSTCLAFPVGAVVVKDRQVLATGYNGPPSGSPHCIAQGYCYPGLSSCDASKELPSRAVHAEANAIAQAAKHGIATAGASIYVTLEPCLSCLKLSISAGIREIFYETPFNSGESAVARDMFVSEGLVSLQQIHLSEAIAQKAASSLLNPTSVPRPSPPKLDKYS; this is translated from the coding sequence ATGCCTGATTACCAGCGACCCACTTGGGATGAATATTTTTTGATGTTAGCGAAACTGGCGGCAACCCGTTCCACTTGTTTGGCGTTTCCTGTGGGAGCTGTGGTGGTCAAGGATAGGCAGGTACTGGCAACGGGATATAATGGACCTCCTAGCGGTTCGCCACACTGTATCGCACAGGGATATTGCTATCCGGGATTGAGTAGCTGCGATGCGAGTAAAGAACTGCCGTCGCGCGCGGTTCATGCGGAAGCTAATGCGATCGCGCAAGCTGCCAAACACGGCATCGCCACTGCTGGCGCTAGCATTTACGTTACTTTGGAACCCTGTTTGTCTTGTCTGAAACTATCCATTTCGGCGGGAATTCGGGAAATTTTCTACGAAACGCCGTTTAATAGTGGGGAAAGTGCTGTTGCTAGAGATATGTTTGTTAGCGAGGGGTTGGTTTCCCTCCAGCAAATTCATTTGTCGGAAGCGATCGCGCAAAAAGCAGCTTCTTCCCTGCTCAATCCCACATCCGTTCCCCGACCCTCGCCGCCAAAGCTTGACAAATACTCCTAA